One genomic region from Thermomicrobium sp. 4228-Ro encodes:
- a CDS encoding acetamidase/formamidase family protein, translated as MIRHQRIGIDPLRPLATQPDKGHNRWHEAIPPALEVEPGQPVALETWDAFDAQLTPQSTIADVAKADLGRVHPLTGPVFVKGAQPGDLLEVKIFEIEADPWQHWGYTVQVPGFGFLRDQFPQPYIVHWHLYEQYAESPQLPGVRIPRCPHPGTIGVAPSRELREEATRREAELAARGGFALPPDPSGAVPATEPIASEGLRTIPPRENAGNLDIKQLTPGASVFIPVWVEGALFSIGDVHFAQGDGEVCGTAIEMRSVVHLEFRVHKGEARRRGIRTVQFLRDGYFTAPEMAAPRRFYATTGICVRDGRNESEDLTLAARDALFRMIEYLQRRGFTAQQAYALCSVAVDLRVAETVDVPNVMVTAILPLDIFVG; from the coding sequence ATGATCCGTCATCAGCGGATCGGGATCGACCCCCTGCGACCGCTCGCCACGCAACCGGATAAGGGACACAACCGTTGGCACGAGGCGATTCCCCCTGCCCTCGAGGTCGAGCCGGGGCAACCGGTCGCGCTCGAAACCTGGGATGCCTTCGATGCGCAGCTCACCCCGCAATCGACGATCGCGGACGTGGCGAAAGCCGACCTCGGCCGGGTCCATCCCTTGACCGGTCCGGTCTTCGTCAAAGGCGCGCAACCGGGCGATCTTCTCGAGGTCAAGATTTTCGAGATCGAGGCCGATCCCTGGCAGCACTGGGGCTACACGGTGCAAGTTCCCGGCTTCGGCTTCCTCCGCGACCAGTTCCCGCAGCCGTACATCGTGCACTGGCACTTGTACGAGCAGTACGCCGAGTCACCGCAACTGCCCGGCGTACGCATCCCACGGTGCCCGCATCCTGGCACGATCGGCGTCGCGCCGTCGCGCGAACTCCGGGAGGAGGCGACGCGCCGGGAGGCCGAGCTCGCTGCCCGCGGCGGCTTCGCACTCCCGCCCGACCCGAGCGGAGCCGTGCCGGCCACCGAACCGATCGCCTCGGAGGGACTGCGGACGATCCCGCCACGGGAGAATGCCGGGAATCTCGACATCAAGCAGCTCACGCCCGGAGCGAGCGTCTTCATCCCGGTGTGGGTCGAAGGCGCGCTCTTCTCGATCGGTGACGTACATTTCGCCCAAGGAGACGGCGAAGTGTGCGGGACAGCGATCGAGATGCGCTCGGTGGTTCACCTCGAGTTCCGCGTGCACAAAGGCGAGGCCCGGCGGCGCGGCATCCGCACTGTCCAGTTCCTCCGCGACGGCTACTTCACGGCACCCGAAATGGCTGCCCCACGCCGCTTCTACGCGACGACCGGGATTTGTGTGCGCGACGGACGGAACGAGTCGGAAGACCTGACGCTCGCGGCGCGCGATGCCCTCTTCCGCATGATCGAGTACCTGCAGCGGCGCGGCTTCACCGCCCAGCAGGCGTACGCCCTCTGCAGCGTCGCCGTCGACTTGCGTGTCGCCGAAACCGTCGATGTCCCCAACGTCATGGTAACGGCCATCCTGCCGCTCGATATCTTCGTCGGCTGA
- a CDS encoding universal stress protein yields MREAMIRTVLAAHDGSAVADVVLPAAALMARLFSAPVVVVRVLETMRPFYDPVRGEVVWLSADEPRLELPAEVLLAEQRDALARSGVTPQTVVRLGSAVEELVAEVQRWPDPLLVLASHGRGGLGRAVLGSVADRVVRAGACPVLVVRAGGASLERLTHLLVPLDGSPAAERALPYAVTLAQKAGACLTLVRVAETHRELLVEFRGRRLAPEVTERMAGLEREASAYLDSVRARLPRDVVARTLLVSGDPRRQLVTLVERERPDLVVLTTHGHGAVQRWLIGSVTERLLTTTRVPLLVVPASRELVSP; encoded by the coding sequence ATGAGGGAAGCGATGATCCGCACGGTTCTCGCAGCGCACGATGGTTCGGCGGTGGCCGATGTGGTGTTGCCGGCCGCTGCGCTCATGGCTCGGCTCTTCAGCGCTCCGGTGGTGGTGGTGCGTGTGCTCGAGACGATGCGCCCGTTCTACGATCCGGTACGTGGCGAAGTCGTGTGGCTCAGCGCGGATGAGCCCCGACTGGAACTACCGGCAGAAGTCCTGCTGGCCGAACAACGCGATGCGCTAGCCCGCTCGGGTGTGACGCCGCAGACTGTCGTCCGTCTGGGGTCGGCTGTGGAGGAACTGGTGGCAGAAGTCCAGCGCTGGCCTGACCCGCTGCTGGTCCTGGCCAGCCATGGGCGCGGTGGACTCGGTCGCGCCGTGCTCGGCAGTGTTGCGGACCGAGTGGTCCGTGCGGGCGCGTGCCCGGTGCTCGTCGTGCGGGCTGGTGGAGCCTCCCTCGAACGGCTGACCCACCTCCTGGTGCCGCTCGACGGCTCGCCGGCCGCGGAACGCGCACTGCCGTATGCGGTCACGCTCGCCCAGAAAGCCGGTGCATGCCTGACGCTCGTCCGAGTCGCGGAGACGCATCGGGAACTGCTCGTGGAGTTTCGTGGCCGACGACTCGCCCCGGAGGTGACGGAGCGCATGGCGGGACTGGAGCGAGAAGCGTCAGCGTACCTCGACTCGGTGCGGGCGCGTCTGCCGCGCGATGTCGTCGCGCGCACGCTCCTCGTGAGCGGCGATCCCAGACGGCAACTGGTGACTCTCGTCGAACGCGAACGCCCTGATCTGGTCGTGCTCACCACCCACGGTCACGGTGCTGTCCAGCGGTGGCTCATCGGGAGCGTCACGGAGCGGTTGCTCACGACGACGCGCGTGCCCTTGCTCGTTGTCCCCGCATCTCGGGAACTCGTCTCGCCCTGA
- a CDS encoding TIGR03667 family PPOX class F420-dependent oxidoreductase has product MAGLHWPDEVLRQLHEEPVIWLATVRQDGQPQVVPVWFLWDGEHVVIYSLPNSQKVRNIRHNPRVSVHFNSDPWAEHVTRFDGWAEIVPDAPPADRVPAYLEKYREGIADLDMTPEQFATEYRTLIRVHPERLIHW; this is encoded by the coding sequence ATGGCTGGTCTGCACTGGCCGGACGAAGTCCTTCGGCAACTCCACGAGGAACCTGTGATCTGGCTCGCCACGGTCCGCCAGGACGGCCAACCACAAGTGGTACCTGTCTGGTTCCTTTGGGATGGCGAGCATGTCGTGATCTACTCGCTTCCCAACAGTCAGAAGGTGCGCAACATCCGTCACAACCCGCGCGTCTCGGTCCACTTCAACAGCGACCCCTGGGCGGAGCACGTGACTCGGTTCGACGGTTGGGCCGAGATCGTTCCGGATGCGCCGCCAGCCGATCGGGTACCGGCCTATCTCGAGAAGTATCGCGAAGGAATCGCGGATCTCGACATGACGCCAGAGCAGTTCGCGACCGAGTACCGGACGCTCATCCGCGTGCACCCGGAACGGCTCATCCACTGGTGA
- a CDS encoding hydroxymethylglutaryl-CoA lyase has translation MSAPATVTIVEVAPRDGLQNESVPVPTDLKVAFIDVLSEAGFPVIECTSFVSPRAVPQLADAELVMQRIQRRPGTRYLVLVPNERGLERALAVGCDAIALFAAATDAFSHANLRASIDETLARYARVAAEAKRAGCWIRGYVSVAFHCPYSGPVTPEQAVRVARELFALGCDEIALADTIGTATPDDVARLLDAVLPWIPKERLALHLHDTSGRALDNVAVALSYGVTTFDAATGGLGGCPFAPGAPGNLATEALLAFLEGRGIAHGIDRHKLRAAWTRLHEALPGLGQRVGPNRTRTATPPTT, from the coding sequence ATGTCTGCTCCAGCTACTGTGACGATCGTCGAAGTCGCACCGCGCGATGGTCTCCAGAACGAATCCGTACCGGTTCCGACCGATCTCAAGGTCGCCTTCATCGACGTGTTGAGCGAGGCCGGGTTTCCGGTCATCGAGTGCACGAGCTTCGTCTCGCCCCGCGCTGTTCCGCAACTCGCCGATGCCGAACTCGTGATGCAGCGTATTCAACGGCGTCCCGGAACACGCTATCTCGTGCTCGTCCCCAACGAGCGAGGACTCGAGCGTGCACTTGCCGTCGGTTGCGACGCGATCGCGCTGTTCGCCGCGGCAACGGATGCGTTCTCGCACGCCAACCTCCGCGCCTCGATCGACGAAACGCTCGCGCGGTACGCCAGGGTTGCAGCAGAGGCGAAGCGCGCGGGCTGCTGGATTCGCGGCTATGTATCCGTCGCTTTCCACTGCCCGTACAGCGGGCCCGTTACCCCCGAACAGGCCGTGCGGGTCGCCCGGGAACTCTTCGCTCTCGGGTGCGACGAGATCGCGCTCGCTGACACCATCGGGACGGCAACGCCTGACGATGTCGCCCGCCTTCTCGACGCAGTGCTCCCTTGGATACCGAAGGAGCGGCTCGCCCTGCACCTGCACGATACCTCCGGTCGCGCACTCGACAACGTGGCAGTCGCGCTTTCGTACGGAGTGACGACGTTCGATGCTGCGACCGGCGGACTGGGCGGGTGTCCCTTCGCCCCTGGCGCGCCAGGCAACCTGGCCACTGAGGCACTCCTTGCGTTCCTCGAGGGACGAGGAATCGCACACGGCATCGATCGCCACAAGCTCCGGGCAGCTTGGACCCGTTTGCACGAGGCGCTCCCTGGTCTCGGCCAGCGAGTGGGGCCGAACCGTACGCGCACCGCGACCCCGCCGACCACCTGA
- a CDS encoding cysteine hydrolase family protein, with product MVRTVEVPAYEVTPRVEVDPRTTALIVVDMQNDFVKPEGKLFVPDAPATIPQIQRLLGLAREHRMFTVFTQDTHYPGDPEFPIWGEHCLAGTWGWQIVDELAPRDGELVLQKRRYDAFYGTPLDHELRLRKIERLIICGTVASICVHYTAASAALRWYGVIIPVDATSALHPFDMEAANRQTAFLFRGILTRAEGVTVGAGVVS from the coding sequence ATGGTGCGGACTGTGGAGGTACCGGCCTATGAAGTGACACCGCGGGTGGAGGTCGATCCACGGACGACCGCGCTGATCGTCGTCGACATGCAGAACGACTTCGTCAAGCCCGAGGGGAAGCTGTTCGTGCCCGATGCCCCGGCAACGATCCCGCAGATCCAGCGCCTGCTCGGGCTCGCCCGAGAACATCGGATGTTCACGGTATTCACCCAGGATACGCACTACCCAGGTGATCCGGAGTTCCCGATCTGGGGCGAGCACTGTCTCGCCGGGACGTGGGGCTGGCAGATCGTCGACGAGTTGGCACCGCGGGACGGCGAACTGGTGCTCCAGAAGCGGCGATACGACGCGTTCTACGGAACACCGCTCGACCATGAGCTGCGCTTGCGGAAGATCGAGCGACTGATCATTTGTGGGACCGTGGCCTCGATCTGCGTGCATTACACCGCGGCGAGTGCAGCCTTGCGCTGGTACGGCGTGATCATTCCGGTCGATGCGACCTCGGCCCTGCATCCGTTCGATATGGAAGCCGCCAATCGGCAAACAGCATTCCTCTTTCGCGGCATCCTGACGCGCGCTGAAGGGGTGACGGTCGGAGCAGGCGTGGTGTCGTGA
- a CDS encoding NAD(P)-dependent alcohol dehydrogenase encodes MLAARLYRYDPSMQEELRLEQVPDPTIRQPDEVLVRIVGAGLCRTDLHIIEGVWRPILDPEGKLLPYTLGHENTGIVEAVGSAVRNVRVGDRVICHPQATCGLCLGCRVGEDMYCTSARFPGLDSDGGFAQYLVTTERALVKVPEGVDLVDIAPLADAGLTAYRAAKRAARIAPPDGWVVIIGIGGLGHIALQVLRALAGVRIVAVDRSPLARERAGELGADHVLPGGADLVQQVQELTSGGAHVVLDFVGEQGVEQQSWQMLRKGGTHLIIGYGGTLEIPTVRMIFGELTVAGSLVGNYKELVELIDLTARGKVRVFTQRYTLQEINRAIDDFKHGRYFGRAVITPT; translated from the coding sequence ATGCTGGCGGCACGACTCTATCGCTACGACCCGTCGATGCAGGAGGAACTGCGGCTCGAGCAGGTGCCCGATCCGACGATTCGCCAGCCAGACGAAGTCCTCGTCCGCATCGTCGGCGCCGGCTTGTGCCGCACCGACCTCCACATCATCGAGGGAGTCTGGCGCCCTATCCTGGATCCGGAGGGGAAACTCCTTCCCTACACGCTCGGCCACGAGAACACCGGCATCGTCGAAGCGGTCGGCAGCGCCGTGCGCAACGTGCGCGTCGGGGACCGAGTCATCTGTCATCCCCAGGCCACCTGCGGACTGTGTCTCGGCTGCCGGGTCGGGGAGGACATGTACTGCACGAGTGCGCGATTCCCGGGACTCGATTCGGACGGTGGCTTCGCCCAGTATCTGGTCACGACAGAGCGCGCGCTCGTCAAGGTGCCCGAGGGCGTTGACTTGGTCGACATCGCCCCCCTGGCGGATGCTGGACTGACCGCCTATCGAGCTGCCAAGCGCGCAGCCCGGATCGCCCCGCCCGACGGCTGGGTGGTGATCATCGGGATCGGCGGGCTCGGGCACATCGCGTTGCAGGTCTTGCGTGCACTGGCTGGGGTGCGGATCGTCGCGGTCGACCGTTCACCCCTCGCCCGCGAACGAGCGGGCGAACTCGGGGCGGATCATGTCCTGCCGGGCGGTGCCGATCTGGTGCAACAGGTGCAAGAACTGACGAGCGGTGGGGCGCATGTGGTCCTCGATTTCGTCGGCGAGCAAGGTGTCGAGCAACAAAGCTGGCAGATGTTGCGCAAGGGTGGAACGCACCTCATCATCGGCTACGGTGGGACGCTGGAAATTCCGACCGTGCGGATGATCTTCGGCGAACTGACCGTCGCCGGGAGTCTCGTCGGAAATTACAAGGAACTCGTCGAACTGATCGATCTCACTGCTCGCGGGAAGGTGCGCGTCTTTACCCAGCGCTATACGCTCCAGGAGATCAACCGCGCCATCGACGATTTCAAGCACGGTCGCTACTTCGGTCGAGCGGTCATCACGCCGACATGA
- a CDS encoding amidohydrolase family protein: MITIDGQEAFVIDGHIHFWDGSPENWRNQWGEAWIKCFYDYHTALSPKEAVWPFEKFMKYSEEDAIRDLFLEGHVDMGIFNSTYLKEFFKNGFNTHEQNYALVQKYPDRFILCGSFDPRWGEAGFETFRRMVEQYPIRGLKLYTAEWYNGSRGWKLSDPMAYRYLELCRELGIKNIHVHKGPTVYPLSKDAFDVHDIDYAATDFPDLNFIVEHVGLPRLDDFCWIAKQEKNVYAGLAVASAFIATRPRYFAEIMANLLYWLGEDKILFGSDYAIWTPKWIVEAFARFELPEDIKQEYGVDLTPQAKRKILGENAARLYGIDIEAQKAKLAQDPIGQRLAARQAA; encoded by the coding sequence ATGATCACCATTGACGGGCAAGAGGCCTTCGTCATCGACGGGCACATCCACTTCTGGGACGGCAGTCCGGAAAACTGGCGCAACCAGTGGGGCGAGGCGTGGATCAAGTGTTTCTACGACTACCATACGGCCCTGAGCCCCAAAGAAGCGGTCTGGCCCTTCGAGAAATTCATGAAGTACAGCGAGGAGGACGCGATTCGTGACCTCTTCCTCGAGGGCCACGTCGACATGGGGATCTTCAATTCGACGTATCTCAAAGAGTTTTTCAAGAACGGGTTCAACACGCACGAACAGAACTACGCACTCGTCCAGAAGTATCCCGATCGCTTCATCCTCTGCGGCTCGTTCGACCCGCGCTGGGGCGAGGCCGGGTTCGAGACCTTCCGCCGCATGGTCGAGCAGTACCCGATCCGCGGACTCAAGCTCTACACCGCCGAGTGGTACAACGGCTCGCGCGGCTGGAAGCTGAGCGATCCGATGGCCTACCGCTATTTGGAACTGTGCCGCGAACTCGGTATCAAGAATATCCATGTCCACAAAGGACCGACGGTCTATCCGCTCAGCAAAGACGCCTTCGACGTCCACGATATCGACTACGCAGCGACGGACTTCCCCGACCTCAATTTCATCGTCGAACATGTCGGCCTGCCGCGCCTCGACGACTTCTGCTGGATCGCCAAGCAGGAGAAGAACGTCTACGCCGGTCTGGCCGTGGCGAGTGCTTTCATCGCGACGCGCCCGCGCTACTTCGCCGAGATCATGGCGAACCTGCTCTACTGGCTCGGCGAGGACAAGATCCTCTTCGGCAGCGACTACGCCATCTGGACACCCAAGTGGATCGTCGAGGCCTTCGCCCGCTTCGAGCTGCCCGAGGATATCAAGCAGGAGTACGGGGTCGACCTCACGCCGCAAGCCAAGCGGAAGATCTTGGGCGAGAACGCCGCGCGCCTCTACGGGATCGATATCGAGGCCCAGAAGGCCAAACTCGCCCAGGATCCGATCGGGCAGCGACTGGCCGCACGCCAGGCAGCCTGA
- a CDS encoding iron-sulfur cluster assembly protein → MDRATLWERLDAVLDPELDESIVRLGFVHALEQTGDTVRVVLRLPTYWCSPNFAYLMADGVRRALLDLPGITAVRVEVEDHFASRELSDGVTAGRSFHELFPDEASEDLEELRRRFLVKGYLSRLLVLIQAFRQSGAQVTELTEASLSALQIEGDHAWLRTAHGERGPVRARIVERYLVRRAELALPLDASAPLLLRPDGEPIGEEGFDAELRRLRATVVNLRASTALCEALLASRQQW, encoded by the coding sequence ATGGACCGAGCTACCCTGTGGGAACGGCTCGACGCTGTCCTCGATCCGGAACTCGACGAGTCGATCGTCCGGCTCGGCTTCGTTCACGCACTGGAACAGACGGGCGATACGGTTCGCGTCGTGCTGCGCCTCCCGACCTACTGGTGCTCACCGAATTTCGCCTATCTCATGGCCGATGGCGTGCGACGCGCCTTGTTGGACCTCCCCGGCATTACAGCGGTGCGCGTCGAGGTCGAGGACCATTTCGCCTCTCGTGAACTCTCCGACGGCGTGACCGCCGGGCGCTCATTCCACGAACTCTTTCCCGACGAGGCGAGCGAGGACCTCGAGGAATTACGCCGACGCTTTCTCGTCAAGGGGTATCTCAGTCGTCTCCTGGTCCTGATCCAAGCGTTTCGTCAGAGTGGGGCTCAGGTGACGGAGCTGACCGAGGCTTCGCTGAGCGCACTCCAGATCGAAGGTGACCATGCCTGGCTCCGCACCGCGCACGGCGAACGCGGTCCAGTACGCGCACGAATCGTCGAGCGGTACCTCGTGCGCCGGGCTGAACTTGCCTTGCCGCTGGACGCGTCGGCGCCGCTGCTCCTGCGGCCGGACGGTGAGCCGATCGGCGAGGAAGGATTCGACGCGGAACTGCGGCGCCTGCGCGCGACCGTCGTCAATCTCCGCGCGAGCACAGCGCTCTGCGAAGCGCTCTTAGCGAGTCGGCAGCAGTGGTAG
- a CDS encoding IclR family transcriptional regulator translates to MSPAVHPARMPDGERARAALTGRTADLTSQQHSATVIVSPVTQRAGGHTMARSRPLRTLSTGDRVLKALELVAQRHDTLTVKELAIELGVSLSTAYHVVHTLSASGYALLERHRCLRPGPALYRLAACLPSPSARPEALEPLVDEIGRITGCRTYLAAWSDRDVEIVYVHGRRGVRELPGLGRGFRGAAHALALGKILLAGRERRDWPDYLQASQFPSRTPFTLTDPSRLLSELDAVRQHRIAYDREEFTLGACCLAVPLTPALHEPVGLAVGISLPRRRFEAEGELMSALLHQVARLQVFGT, encoded by the coding sequence GTGTCCCCAGCGGTGCACCCGGCCCGCATGCCGGACGGGGAGCGTGCCCGTGCCGCTCTGACCGGTCGCACAGCGGACTTGACGAGCCAGCAGCATTCAGCTACGGTGATCGTGTCGCCGGTAACACAGCGCGCTGGAGGCCACACCATGGCACGCTCTCGCCCTCTCCGGACGCTCAGCACGGGAGACCGGGTGCTCAAGGCTCTCGAGCTCGTAGCTCAGCGACACGATACGCTGACGGTCAAGGAGCTCGCTATCGAACTGGGGGTGAGTCTCTCGACCGCGTATCACGTCGTCCACACCCTATCAGCGAGTGGATATGCCCTCTTGGAGCGCCACCGATGTTTGCGCCCAGGCCCGGCCCTCTATCGCCTCGCTGCTTGCCTGCCGAGTCCCTCCGCACGCCCAGAAGCGCTCGAACCGCTGGTCGACGAAATCGGGCGCATCACGGGCTGCCGCACCTATCTGGCTGCATGGTCCGATCGCGACGTGGAAATCGTCTACGTGCACGGCCGGCGTGGTGTGCGAGAGTTACCCGGGCTCGGGCGTGGCTTCCGCGGTGCGGCGCACGCACTGGCACTGGGCAAAATCCTCCTCGCCGGTCGCGAGCGACGAGACTGGCCGGACTACCTCCAGGCTTCGCAGTTCCCTTCACGAACCCCGTTCACGCTGACCGATCCGTCGCGCCTCCTTTCCGAGCTCGACGCGGTCCGTCAGCATCGTATCGCGTACGACCGCGAGGAGTTCACGCTCGGGGCCTGTTGCCTGGCTGTCCCCTTGACCCCTGCGCTTCACGAACCCGTCGGCCTCGCCGTCGGCATCAGTCTCCCGCGTCGACGTTTCGAAGCGGAGGGCGAACTGATGAGCGCGCTCCTTCACCAGGTGGCCCGGCTCCAGGTTTTTGGCACATAG
- a CDS encoding iron ABC transporter substrate-binding protein, with protein sequence MRRRDLIRLGGIGLVSGTSLLIGCSNASVAPTPTFSVTETTTANASPPTSAQTPVPQTSAAPSTAVLTIYSGRSRSLIGPLLDRVGQEVGLDVRVRYGDTAELATAILEEGDRSPADLSFGQDAGALGALAKEGRLIPLPVELLERVPAAFRSRQGLWIGISGRVRTVVYNTDRVRAEEIPASIVDFAGNGRWRGRLGWAPTNGSFQAFVTALRRLRGEDVARSWLESLKALETRVFPNNATIVQATINGEVEAGFVNHYYLMRERAQAGRPLPAENFFYTNGDPGGLVNVAGVGILVTSRAQDAALRFLDYLLTTAAQRYFAEQTFEYPLVKGVSAHPDLPPLETLNPPALDLSDLDDLRGTLSLLQEVGLL encoded by the coding sequence ATGCGTCGCCGCGATCTCATCCGCCTCGGCGGTATCGGGCTCGTCAGCGGTACCTCGCTCCTGATCGGGTGCTCGAACGCTTCCGTAGCGCCGACACCGACTTTCTCGGTGACCGAGACGACGACCGCGAATGCATCGCCACCGACTTCCGCGCAGACCCCTGTTCCGCAGACGTCCGCAGCGCCCTCGACAGCAGTGCTCACGATCTACTCTGGTCGTTCGCGGTCCTTGATCGGCCCCCTGCTCGACCGCGTCGGACAAGAGGTCGGACTCGACGTCCGGGTTCGGTATGGAGACACTGCTGAGCTCGCGACGGCCATCCTCGAAGAGGGTGACCGCTCACCGGCAGACCTTTCCTTCGGGCAGGATGCAGGAGCGCTCGGCGCGTTGGCGAAGGAGGGACGGCTGATTCCCCTCCCTGTGGAGCTTCTCGAGCGGGTACCAGCCGCGTTCCGTTCGCGACAAGGTCTCTGGATCGGTATCAGTGGACGCGTTCGGACAGTGGTGTACAACACCGATCGCGTCAGGGCTGAGGAAATTCCAGCATCGATCGTCGACTTCGCAGGCAACGGACGATGGCGTGGCCGCCTCGGTTGGGCGCCGACGAACGGCTCCTTCCAGGCGTTCGTGACTGCTTTGCGGCGCCTCCGTGGTGAGGACGTCGCACGGTCGTGGCTCGAAAGTCTCAAGGCGCTCGAGACACGCGTCTTCCCGAACAATGCCACGATCGTGCAGGCGACGATCAATGGGGAGGTCGAGGCAGGATTCGTCAACCACTATTATCTCATGCGCGAGCGGGCTCAGGCCGGTCGTCCGCTTCCTGCCGAGAATTTTTTCTATACGAACGGTGATCCGGGTGGGCTCGTCAATGTCGCGGGTGTCGGCATCTTGGTCACGAGTCGTGCTCAGGATGCTGCTCTTCGTTTCCTCGATTACCTCTTGACAACGGCGGCCCAGCGGTATTTTGCTGAGCAAACCTTCGAGTACCCGCTCGTGAAGGGAGTGTCGGCTCACCCGGACCTGCCGCCGCTCGAGACACTCAATCCGCCCGCCCTCGATCTTTCCGATCTCGACGATCTCCGGGGAACGTTGAGCCTGCTTCAGGAGGTCGGCCTGTTGTGA
- a CDS encoding ABC transporter permease, which produces MQTHDLLALVIVLLAVIPVLYLVWRAAGGGERTLATLLHPRTGQLLLRSVGLAAAVAGTSAVVALPLACLTERVAVPGRRWIGVLVALPLAVPSYLTAYAVVAAFGPRGALASLLDRSVGSFRLPEVYGFFGAWLTLTLVTYPYSYLAVRAALRGFDPAFEEVARTLGTGRWMRFWRVTVPLLGPAVLSGMLLAALYTLSDFGAIAILRYSTLTYSVYNQYRLSFDRSAAAGLALLLVSLAVMLVLAAREWQRRVAFYRTVGVRRPQAALRLRWWGWLLVLASSVFPALALGLPVGMALYWFARARAIGEVLPSVGEPLVNTLWVSLLAGAVTVAAAFPVSRSVVRGRRRLATVLDVPLWIAYGLPGIVLALALVSISVRFAPWLYQTIPLLIFGYTLRFLSEAVGTLRGTLVQQNPRLEEAARTLGMRPWQVWVKVQLPLTLPGLVNAYAAVFLTTVKELPVTLLLSPIDFRTLSTTVWNATADAFWSHAALPALLLVCVGVAPMGLLGWWQERAEGRRGIQ; this is translated from the coding sequence GTGCAGACGCACGACCTCCTGGCGCTGGTCATCGTGCTGTTGGCCGTCATTCCCGTTCTCTATCTGGTGTGGCGCGCAGCAGGGGGTGGTGAGCGGACGCTTGCCACCCTCCTGCACCCGCGCACGGGTCAGTTGCTCCTCCGGAGCGTGGGGCTGGCGGCTGCGGTTGCTGGAACGAGCGCTGTGGTCGCTCTCCCGCTCGCCTGCTTGACTGAGCGTGTGGCGGTCCCCGGGCGGCGCTGGATCGGAGTGCTGGTCGCTCTGCCGCTCGCGGTTCCGAGCTATCTCACAGCGTACGCTGTCGTCGCTGCATTCGGTCCGCGCGGGGCACTCGCGTCGCTGCTCGATCGCTCGGTTGGGTCGTTCCGGTTGCCGGAGGTCTATGGCTTCTTCGGTGCCTGGTTGACCTTGACGCTCGTTACCTATCCGTACAGCTATCTGGCTGTGCGCGCGGCGCTGCGTGGGTTCGACCCCGCGTTCGAAGAAGTCGCCAGGACTCTCGGAACCGGGCGATGGATGCGTTTCTGGCGGGTGACGGTACCGTTGTTGGGGCCGGCAGTCCTGTCGGGGATGCTGCTCGCGGCGCTCTATACACTGAGCGACTTCGGAGCGATCGCGATTCTCCGGTATTCCACACTCACCTACAGCGTGTACAATCAGTATCGTCTCTCCTTCGATCGTTCAGCCGCTGCGGGCTTGGCGCTTCTTCTGGTCAGCTTGGCAGTCATGCTGGTCCTCGCGGCGCGCGAGTGGCAGCGACGGGTGGCGTTCTATCGCACCGTCGGTGTGCGCCGGCCCCAGGCGGCGCTCCGCCTCCGGTGGTGGGGCTGGCTCCTCGTGCTCGCCAGCTCGGTCTTTCCGGCACTCGCCTTGGGGCTGCCAGTCGGAATGGCCCTGTACTGGTTTGCCCGGGCCCGGGCAATCGGTGAGGTACTGCCTTCAGTGGGCGAGCCGCTCGTCAACACGCTCTGGGTTAGCCTGCTCGCCGGTGCCGTCACGGTGGCAGCGGCTTTTCCTGTCAGTCGGTCCGTGGTGCGCGGTAGGCGGCGCCTGGCAACAGTGCTCGATGTGCCGCTGTGGATCGCCTACGGTCTTCCTGGAATCGTGCTCGCGCTGGCCCTCGTCTCGATCTCGGTTCGCTTCGCGCCGTGGTTGTATCAGACGATTCCGCTCTTGATTTTTGGTTATACCCTCCGGTTTCTCTCCGAGGCGGTGGGTACACTCAGGGGTACACTGGTGCAGCAAAATCCGCGCCTCGAGGAAGCGGCGCGGACACTCGGCATGCGGCCTTGGCAGGTCTGGGTGAAGGTGCAGCTGCCCTTGACCCTTCCTGGTCTCGTCAATGCGTATGCGGCCGTGTTCCTGACCACGGTGAAGGAACTTCCGGTGACGCTCCTACTCAGTCCCATTGACTTTCGAACGCTGTCGACGACCGTCTGGAACGCAACGGCCGACGCATTCTGGTCGCACGCGGCACTCCCGGCGCTGCTCCTCGTCTGCGTCGGCGTTGCACCGATGGGACTGCTGGGTTGGTGGCAGGAGCGGGCAGAGGGGAGGAGAGGGATACAGTGA